GACCCAGACTGCTCTCTGGGCATTCCTCACATCACAGGTGTACAGGACAATGGTATAGGAGAGCAGGGGTGAGAAAGGATGAGAATTATCCTTTCGAAGGGGGAAAGCAGGTTGTAAAAAGGCTCATAACCTAAGCTTCCCTTAGTTGCCTTAGCCAAATATTAGGCTTGATATTGGGAGCAAAGAATATCCTTTAGAAAGCAGACAGAATCCAGCATTTCTTTGGAGATGGGTGGAAGTTGACAGGTACATCTGGGAATCTGGCCAGCATATTTAGATGTCTAAACAGGAGGAAAGTTTTttggaaaaattgtttttaacttaCACTGTGAAAGTGCTTTGCTATTTCCACAGCCTGCTGTACTGCATTTCTCACCTTGGCTAAGTCTATTATGGACTTTACAGAAAAGCACATCCATAAACTCATGTTGTCTTTCTGCTTCTAACCAATATGAGTATAGCAGGAGTTTTACCATTTTGGGAGCTGCTGTAATAACCCTCCCTGTGTGTCACCTTTCTCTGGGGCGAAATGCTCTAGCCACCTAGTACATAAATATTGTGCAAAAGGTGAGGGGTGAAGCTGAACACTGTGGTGTCTTTAAAAGAgtcatttcagaaaggaaaatgtagcCATCTAAGTTGGATTTTacatcttttccttcaaaaccaGGTGGATGATCTTGACGGTCTTCACTGGTCAGATCTAGGGTGACAAACTGAGACATCCAGGGCATCGCGGTGCCATTTCATTTCATGGTAGGATGTGAGGCCACTGTggcttggtttgttcagctaTCACAGTGTGCACATGGTTCCCAAGTAGTCTGCCTTTCTCCTCACAGCCATGTTACTGAGCTTTTCAGGTCCCTTCTCTGCCACTGCTAACAAGGCTCTGTCACTGGGAGGACAGTACGAGCAATGTGCTTCACCTCTCTTTCTGCAGAATCCACCTGGAGGACCTCAGTCAAAGTGTGCTGCTCCATATGACTGAGAAGCTCGGCTACAAGAACAGCGATGTCATCAACACTGTGCTCTCAAACAGGGCAAGTCACACGCTTGCCATCTACTTTCTGCTTAATAAGAAGCTGGAGCGCTATTTGGCAAGCCTTAGGGTAAGTGCTGCTTGGTGTTGATTCTTTGGACAAGCAGGTGAGAGGGTAAAAAAGTGCTTAAAGTTTCCCTGCTCTCTTGCATTTGATCTCAAGGTATTGCCTCGATTTTTATTCCTTCATACTAAAAGCATTATTTCCAAAGATAATTCCCCCAGCTGCTGAGGTAATTGCTTATAGGCTTGATGTCCCATGATTTCGTGCTTTTGAAGATCTTTCCGTAGAAAACTAATGATACAGTTGCCACCCCAAGGTAGGATGTTGTGCAGGCTGTGCCTAGTGTGGTATGCAGTCTGGCCCGCTTGACTTTGCAAGCATTCTCCCAggtcattttttctcttctttagtgCTGCTCTCCTTAAAATCCAGTGACAGGGCTAGTACTGCACAACTGCCCAGCTCATGCAACTGGGAGCCCATTTGTGCACAGGCCCTGGAGGGGACATCCCTGAGAGCCACCAGGCTGCAGTGTGctccctccctctgcagcaggagtgCTCTGTGTGTGGCTGAAAGGGAGCTGTCACCTTGCCACACCACCCTTTCTTGTACGTCTGAGGGAGCTGAGCTCCCTAGCCACATTGTGCATGGCACTTGCTCAAGTGTTAGGATGGGACAAGAGCACCAAGGCAAGCTGCAGCCATGGCTATCTCTCCACACAGCTATCTGTGGTCTGGCGAGGAGTCTTAAACAGTTAAGAGTCTGTAGGCTCCTGCATGACTTGTGTAGTCAGTAGGGTGGGCTGTATTCtgtttgagcaacctggtggaaggggttggaattagatgatctttaaggtcccttccaacccaaaccattctgtgaatctgtgtttggagttttctttttgacatgtttgtttctttgagaaattatccccagcagcaccttagtttttctcttctcagttCTTTTAGCAAGCATGTTTTAATGATGATGCCgtcaatatttaaaatgtaatggaCCAAATTCACCACATCCATAAGTTGATGAGACTACTGAATGCCAAATGTGGATATGGTCCATTAAGCAGTAGCTAAACATTAGCTTTCTCTAATTATCTTATATACTTTAATTTTCCATGCTTCTCTCTCCACAGAAGTCTGAAGGCCAGGACAACATTTGCCACAAGAACCAGCTATACCAGATAGAAAAGTACAAGGCAAATAAAGACTCCTATGAGGTAAAGCTCATTAAAGCTTCTTAAGGTACTTTGAAAGCAGGCTGAATTTGAGGATCCCCAGCTGTTGGGATTAAGACAATGAGTTTCTggagctgtgaagaaaaaaagagatctgtGATCTTGCCTGCACAGGGCAATTCTCTCAAGTTCTTTTTGAAGGAACAAATAGCAGACCCTTAGGGGGAAGTTTAAAGACAACTTTCAGCTTTCATGAGGAAACTAAATGCTCTGTTTAGCAGAATAACACAAACATCTTCAGGGGGCTCCTTAGTTTCATTATGAGTTGCAAGTTGCTGAAGAAGACTATAACAGCATTGCCTTGAGTCTAAAGATGTTGGTGGTGTAGGGCAGAGAGCTGTGTGACTGCCAGGGTTCCCTCTCCCCAGCGACTTGCCACAGATCTGCATAGCAGAGTGCAATGTCCTGACTTGACTActagaaaacataaaactgtaTTAGTACAAAACTCTGTCTGGGTGAAAATTTTGCTTCTCAGCGGAACTGATGCAGAACTAGCCCACTGTGTTGTGACACACTTCCCTTGGCCAGAGAAAAGATTTAACCAGATTACCTTTCACTCTGTCTGTCTCCAGTCTTTTTGCCTGCAATAGAGGAGGTAATTTATATTAGAGGAATACATAACAGATATTAGGAAGCTTCTTCTgtgtggatttttcttctttggctgTTTCTTTGCCGAGCACTAAAATTACAAGGGTTGTGTGCATTGTGCAAGTCCTATCTAACAACAGAAATAGCAGTATTCCTGAAGAGTTTACCTGTTTCAAAAGCTACTTGTCAATGTTGGATTGATGATCTAATTGCAGGGACAGATTTGTATTATGGctgggtttgtttattttaaagactgcTTGCAAATTTCATAGAAAAGCTGAATTGCAAGCCAGATGGATATATCAGGGCAAAGTACTTCTCATTCTTTCCTTACATAAATCAGAACCACCTCACTTAACGTCTGTCAGCAGTGGGTAGACTAGATAAATCTCgtatttcaaaacactgtgGCAGTTTACTTGCATGGCTGGCTCACTGTGTCTGCATCCACACCACATGCAGGCAATTCTGCAGCGAGGCTTGTCTGGGCACCTGCACGTAGCCAGGAGAGAAATGCATGCTCTGTTTTCATGCTCTTCCTGAAATCCCCATGCTCCTGGAAGGGAGCTGATGTTTGGCTTCTGTAAGGATCATTGAAAACTAATGATGGTGTGACTGTATGACCCCAGTTTTGTTTGTATGCACAGTGAGGAATAAAGACTCCCTCCAAAGCCTCTCCTGCATTCAGAGTTAGTCCCAGTGTAGCTATTTAAGGGATGAGGGGGtgtcctttctttcctgaaatagTTACCTTGAAGCAATCGCAGTGCAGACACTGTGATAATAATACAGTATAATATCTTTCAACATGGGCATAGCTGAATATAAAGCATGTTTATATCTCTTTAGCTGTGTTTACATGGGGGGATTGTATCACACTTACTGTACCAGGACGGTTAAAACAGCACGCTTGGGTGAACACAGACCCTGAGATGCTCCTGCCACTTGTAACTGTGGGAGACGTTTCTTCTAAAATGCCTTCAGGGGGACGGGAACCCAGCCATGGAAGTGTCTGGATCGCGCTGCTGGGATCAGTGGGTGCCTTTGGGACTCAGAGATGCAGAATTCATAAGCTCAGAGAAATCTGTGGGCTGTAGTTAGGGTTCCCTTACCATCCCCTGTTTCCAGACTGGAACTGGGAGGTACTGGTCCCTGGGCAGATAATGCAAAGGAAGCATCGCTGTGTGTTGCCATGGAAATGCCATGGAGAGAGGTGGTAGGgttcagcagaagcagctgacTGAATTTCTCCCACCTCACTCCCGCCATGTGAAATGAGGACTTTCCCtcgggctgggggctgcctgccagcaggggcaggcagcacgGCACGTGTGCAGCAGACGTGCCCAGACCCTCTTTTCCCTTCGGTTTCCTAAATTCACATGGTAGCATTGGCGTGCTGGGGTGGAGGGTGAGGAGACTTGCTGTCAGGGCTAAGCAGACGCGTGTTTTTGCAGGCTGGCTTCACTTGAGCACTCAGGGCACTTGGGCAGTGTAGGATAATGGAAGGAGACagcagtctgtctgtctgtctgtctgcctcttTTTTGTTGCAGAGGGCTCAGGTGATGAGCAGTCATCCCTACAGCAAAACCAGGGGACCAGTACTGGGGCTATCTGCTTCCCTCCAAGTAGCTGGTGGGCTCAGGCTGGAGGAATTTGTAATTATAAGAACTTGTGTCATTGTCCTATCACAATATTAGGCAAGGCCAAGGCAAATACCCATTATCTTCCTTCCAAGTTCGTTGCCAGGACTAGGATAGATTTTAGGGTCGAGGTCAGGACAGGAAATAGCAGAGGCTGATGTAATGCCGAACCTATTCAAGTATAACATACCGGCACAACTCTTTCATTGTGCAACAGCATGCCATTGCACGGCTGCGTATAGCACGGTGAGGACTGAACTTTTATAACTCCCCTGAAGGaacacttcctttcctttttaaaatataatagcaTGCAGCACCTTGGGAGTTTAGGATTTTGGCCGTTTCCCCTCCCACCGCTATCATCAAAGAGAAGCAGTCTtggtaaattttaaaaataaggctATTTACAACATTCATCCAGGGTAAAGTAATTCATTGCTAATGCCGGATGtatgaatttgctttttcatcGGCGCTTTAATTGTACGGTACAACTGTGTTACCACTGCTTATAAAACATTACAGCAGTGTGAAAGCAAAGCCAGGGGCACGTGGCACGTGTTTGAGAGGAGAGCAGTGAGGAGTTCTGGCTTGGCTCTCGCAACATTAGGCTAAGATGCTTGCAGCGCTGCAATGTCCTGCATTCTgacagatgctgcagcagccaaaATGCAAATTCTTTCCTCGCCTATCCAAAATAGCAAAAAGCCCTTAAACAATCGTGATTGGCTCATGTAGACTTTAAATAGTCACCACTTGGTCTCATCCTCACaagtacctttaaaaaaaaggtagttgGTAGAACCCAGTCTCTGCTGAACTTGGCAGCAGAGTTTTACAGccttgaaagcaaaaaaatagtTTGGTGGGCTCAGAATTAAATGCACAGCTCCCACTGACTTTATTGTCATAGTCTGTTATTCACACagcattattgttattactgctattgttgttattactgttgttattatttcatTGTCATCAATAGTGACTGTGCTCGCCAAGATAGCGTCTGGGACTGATCAGACATTGCATTGTTCCAGGCATAGCACAAGCAGGGAGGAATAAATGCTCCGTACCTGACATGGCTACAGCCTCTAATGGCAAGGGGGACAACATCAGGTGAACAAGGAGGTATAACGCAAGGAAAGCAATGACAGCTCCAGAAAGTGTTGGTTTCTTTCTGTGGAAGAGTTAGCCAGCTTTAGATggctaaaggaaaataaactggaGGGAATAAGGGATGTGTGGAGAgaaggctggggaaaaaaatgggtgtGTGGCAGTACACGGAGGGGAGGAAGACAGGGAGGAGCTCCCAGAGGGTCCCTGGTTCTCTCTCCCCCCCAGTTACTTCACAGCTTCTGTAATAAAACTAAAGTCTTAGTTTGTCATTTCCTGAAGCTCTTCCTTCTGACTCTGTAATTTCCGAAAATTCAAAGATCAATGAGCCCAGCAGTGCCCAGACACCATCTACGCAGTGCCCAGTTCTGTCTGATGTGGCAGTGATCATAATGTGTGCTGCCTAGTTATTTTCCTCTTATGTGTCTTAACATGTTTCCAGAGTTGTTTAGTGgacgaaacaaacaaacaaacaaactgtcTTGTACATCCTTACTTCCCTCTCTCACATTTATGCACATTACTTTGCATCACACAGATGCCCCACTAAAGAAACAGCCCCAaagcaaccaaaacaaaagcccCACTTCTTTGAGATTCacatctaaaacaaaaaaaccacacaagtTTGTTCAAGAAAAGTGGGAATTTCTTGAAGTCTTTGAGTGATAGCAAAATACAAGCCATGAATCGGATGCCTGAGGTTTAGAAGTAAAATAGTACCCTTGGCTGCCTCTGAAATCACTGGCCAATAAGGAGCATTATGCAGCTTACAGAACCTAGTGATTCCTGTTGTAGAGATACAGTGCATTTTTACTGTAAAGCAACTCTTCAAAAGCTGGAGCCTGgtattgttttctctctgtcatcACTGGGCATCAAAATTATGTTTTCGGATGTCCATGTTTGCAATCCCAACTTCATTGCTGCATTACAGCATAACGCACACGTAAAATCAGAGCCTGTGGATGCACAGCAAAGGCCATGTTCCTCAAGATCTTGCCCAGAGAGGAGATGAGTGACTCAGAGagtttaaaattctttaaagctGTGCAGCTTACCTTTGGAAATATCAGAGGAAGTGCAATAAACAGGAATCAAAgacctttttctgtgtttaaatggGCAGGCATATTTCAGATCTGAAAGAGCACAAATCTGCATCTACTTGGTTGAACGAGGTCTCCTAGGACAAATGACGTCTGAACAGAAAGCTGtcctttttccttaattttctgaaagcacCTTTTCCTCTGTGGGTCAGCACAGATGGGGACCCTGACACCGTGTCAAATGGGTCAGAGGAAAATGTGATGTGGAAGATGCAGTTATTTTGAGTAACCTGTACAAGTTCCTTGTAAAGATATTGTTTTCAATCTGACTTCAGTAACTGGTGTGCTTATAACTCTGGGGGGTTTAGGACATTTAAACTTCCTTAAGTAAACCaaattgttcttgtttgttttacaacCTAAAGGACAAAAAACtcaaagagcaagaaaagaaaggggagatTCTTCACCGTCAGCTCCcaaagaaagctgagaaaagtcCAGTTTCATATAGACAGCCTTCTTCCTGTCTTATCTCACAGATACAGAACACCAAGGCTCTGCTGAGGGACCGAAAAGTTACCAAGGCTGGAGGTGCAGAGAAAGGTCAGTGAGAGAAATACCAGCGTGTCTCTGTGCGCTTGTGCCTTCCCGTGAATGTGCTTGCATGGGTCTGCCTGTACCAATACGAGTGTCTTACGTGGCATATGGTTGTTAGTAAATATTCGTGTGCTTGGATTTGCTGCCTGCTCTGGAGGTGGTGATGTGAACGGGGATGGAATAATGTAGTCAAACTTTGAACAAAACATCCTGAGGAAACCATGACAATGTTCAGCAGTCATGAATCTTcacttttacttctgtttttatgtgACAGAATTTCCACTgcgtttaaaaaaaataaataaaaaaatcttttcctatttttatgtGCTTATACAAAATCATCTGTACTTCACATTGGCACTTTGAAAGCATCAACACCCACCCCAGATCAGTGTTGGGCTGCTCACTGACAAACCAAAGCTGATAGGGAAGTTTCTTTCTGCcaacaaatgcattttgctcAGAGAGGAAGGAATAAGgggcagcacagaaagaaattgcTGACCCTGAGGAGAGTGCTGGTACCCGTGGCCTCCTTTGAGAACTGATGGCAGCAGCTGATGGTGGAGGGAAGAGAGATGGGCAGccaagaggaaaagcagcagggactgCCGACCATTGTGTATTTCAAACAgtgaaaggaggaggaaaagcattAACAGGAAAAGATGAGACAGACGTAGGAGAGAAAGCATTAATAAtgcaggggaggaggcagcCTGGGGAGTGCTGGGTGGGACCTGCTCTGAGGATGGCAGGAcaaaggaggaggggaaaagtgcagccagcagggaaagTGGGGCTGAAGGAGTGCATATGTGGGCAGGACGTAGAGGGGAGCAGGAAGGTGACGTAGCTGGCTGTTGAACAAGAGAGGGTAACTAAAGACCAGCACGGAGAAATACAGTGACTTAAAATGTTGATTGTGGTGTCAAGTGGTTATTTAGACCCTTGGCTTAGGGTGTTTTCATGGCCTTTCTCATAACTTCATAACTTACCACTTGATGCTTTCAACGTAAAGTGTCAAAATGGTGTTCATTTGGCAGCATGGGCACCTCTGCTGTAAGGCAGCAGCAATCTGTAGAGCTGGTCACAAATAGGAcataattttttgaaaaaataattttaaaaaaaaaggtaaaaaaaaatctatttttcagaatttgtcaCTACTTTTGGGAGGGAGGCACAGCAGGCAGTAAGCagctgatattttttcctctctaggCTTCTCCTTGCTTTTTTGAACTGAAACCTGAAAATCACCCAGATCTCAACTAAAGCATTTCTTTGCTTATGGAGACTGTGTTTTGATGCTTGTTAAATCAAGCGGTCAAATAATTTGGACCAGTTTTGGAAAGAGACTAGTCAGATTAAACCCGGCCTGCTTTTCCCAAGCTACTCTCAATGCACATGATTTCATCCCATACACCCATTGACGTCTCAACCTCTGCCAAGACCATCCCTTTCAAAAGACATACATGTGAGATTTGTGGCTATTACCCGAGGGCTGCAGACCTCAGTAATTTTTTATCCCTTGTTCTCTCAGTGTGAGGGTGGGAGAAGTCATGGACAGTGATGAACTGCCAGTCTGCTATTCTTTCCATTAGGGGGAATCTAGCAAAGCAGACTCCTTGGCTAGCTTTTCCTAAACACAGcgaaatgtttttttgtgtgtttttttgtgtttttttttttcttgcaactAGCTTGGCGTGAGTGCCAACATTCTGTAGAAACTGAGTAGATCTTCTCCATGGGCTGTTTTGTATTATTGGGCCAAATCCTGAAAAGATTGTTCCATTTATATTCGGTCCTTGCTTGGGGAAGATTCTCGCTGAAGTCAGTGCAGCAAATCTGTTCCAACTGTAACAGCCTGAGTCTGGCCAATGCAGTTACTCCGTATTTACATGTGGGAAACcaagaacagattttcttccaaaatgcaAGTAGAGACATTAGAAATTAACTCACTGTTGTTCCCTATGTCTGTAGGTATGTCAGTGAATACAGTATGCAGACCCAGCTAAAATCATGCAAAGGAGAAATGTGAGATTTCTCAGACATTGCCTTAGAGGATATAATTATTACAAACAGCTGAAGACAtcagtggttttctttttcatgtccTTGTCTTACTCACTTCAAGCGCCCTTCCTGCATTTGAGGAAAGTGGCAGATAAATTACCCATGAAACAACAGCGTCAGTATCTAATAAGGATCAGGTTCTTTGGTGCCAAGTTGAATGTATCCCTAAGGCCGTTTGTTTTAGCTGGTGCATTTGTCATGCAAATTTGTTAAAGGTGATGTCTGATGCTATCTGCCATCAGGCAGAGAAGGCAGTGCCATTGATTGCCATTTGCTCTTCTGGTTCCTTTTCTGGTTGCTTTGTAGACTCCACAGGCGGGTTAAGCCCTTTCCACGAGCCCGTGGTTACCAAGACGGGCTGCGTCACGTCCAGCTCCCTGGAGTACTTGGAGGTCCAGCCACCGCTGCCCAGGACCCCGCGGCTCCTGAAGAGGCAGGATTCCCCGCAGCAGGAGCCAGCCCGGGCCGGGAGCCGAGCCAAGGACTCTCCTCTCATCCTGAATATTGTTCACTCGTTCGAGTCCGTCGATAGAGAAGACCAAACAGACCAGGTTTCCCCCTCCCACCAGTACAAGATTTTAGGCTCGCCCATGAATTTCCCTTACAAAAGCTCAAGTGAAAGGACACTCTCCCCGCTTTTTCAGCCAGGAAGTACGTCCCCCGCCCACCCCACCCAAGTCTCTTTCACGTATGAGGAAAAAGCATATCCCGCGAAGGAAGAAGCTGTGTCCCCTACTCAGCTGTTTTCCAACAACCCCTTGGGCAGCCCTAACTGTGTTAAAAGCAGGGGCAGGTTCCCCATGATGGGGATCGGACAGATGCTGCGGAAGAGGAACCAGACGATGCAGTCGGCGAGTGACAAGCCGCTGGAAGCACGGATgcctcagctgcagcagatgaGCCCCACGCAGATCACCTTCAATGCTGCAGACACTGTCAGCGGCCAGTGTTAATCTGGCAGGCCAGGATTTGTACTGCTGTTGTCTGGGACCTAGcctttttaattgttaaaaaGAGGGGAAAGCCACAGGCATGTTACCGTCGCTACGTAATACACTACAGTTGTCCAGCGTAGAAAATCTGCTTGTAAGGAAGGGGTTGTCCTACGtaataaagatgaaagaagaggGCTCTGCTTGTGCTGTTAGGAAATATTAGCATTTGGCATCTGACTGTACAGTAAAACATGTCTTGGAAGAGCCATGTCAGTCTGTGCTTTCACTGCTGTGATCTAGTATTGCAGTAAGTAGGCTGGAAGAACGGTGAGCATTAACAGTTTGATTCATCAAGGTAATCGGTGTGGTGCCATGAGTGCTGGTCCCATCAGAACTGGTGGTAAGACTGTCCATGCTCCACCTGCCTGTGCCACACTGTATGTTGTGCTCTTACAGGCATTGCTCACGTGGCTCGACAAGTGGAAAAACTCGAGATGCTGTTTCCAAAATCAACTTGCTAAAAAGCACTGCCAAGAAGATAAAGTTGGTAGAAGCTTGAATAAAGACATGGGTGActaaacatttagaaaaaggGGGAATATTGAAAGTCAAAGCAGCTCTTAGTTAATTACATAAAGTAGCTAataatgaaatcatttttttctaaggaaaatgaTTTAATGATGTCATTCAGAAGAAACAcgattatttaaaaacaaggtaCATCACATGGTGATTTACCACACAGAAGGCCCGTTCATTTCATGTAATGGTTTTGCAAGTGGATGCTTTAGGCAGTAATCCCAACTGCAACACGCTGTGTTTAAACAACCCAGTCACCTCCAATTTTTGTAGCTGTACTAGCTCCACTCCTGTGTGCAGGATTGTATTAGCCCCTGTTACAGCAACAGAGCACTGGACATACCTGAAGGCTTTTCTGAGAGACTGCAGTGAATTAAAGAGACTAATAAAGCACACGTGAATCTGTACCAATGCCGTTTTATACTGCAAGATTGGTAATGCAGTGGTTACCAAAAATTTGGTATCGTTATGAGCTGTGAAGATTAAGTTTCTTAAAAGGCAACATGTTCTGCATACTGGTCTTGTTTTTCTAAGTAAATGATACATTTGAGAGGTTGGCAACattttttggttctgtttttgtGTTCTCACCATTTCCTATAAACTAGAAGGTTTAGCCAAAGACTATGCTTTTATTTCGTCTGTACTGTGCTTGcatatgtgtttgtgtatatgGGAAATCTCAGCAAAGCTTGTACTAATCTGGTCCCCCCCTGGGTACCCCACTGCTGCCCACCCACCTCTCACCATTCCACAAACGAGGCAGCAGAAGCATTGCCCTCTTATTGGGGTCTTTACTGGAATATAGGGATTTTGCATCAGTAGGAACCCACGCCCTATTTTTATCAGTGTTACTGCAAATGATTACGGAGCCCCGCTGCTTTGGTTTCTGTACAAATATGAAGAGATTCCCTTGTTTGAAAAGCTTTCCTTCCAGTTTCGTGAGGTGCAAAAGGACTGGGGGAGGAGGGTCACCAGAGGTGGTGAAAGGgtccccagcagagcccatAGCTGAGTGCATATTCCTCATTTTCAGTGTAGCTTAGGCTAAACACCAaaatctgcagggaaaaaaaaaaaaaaaaaaggcatcagtTCAAATACTAACAGCACAGATAATTGGACTGTTCAGTACTGTTCAGTATTTTGAGGGCTTGctagaaaaaacagcagagcatGAATGCTCATCCCTGCAGATGGGACCTTCACCTTGGTTTCAAAGCAGCCTGTCGGGTTGTATGGGGTAGTCTGCATGCTTCCTACTGTACTCTT
This is a stretch of genomic DNA from Cygnus atratus isolate AKBS03 ecotype Queensland, Australia chromosome 1, CAtr_DNAZoo_HiC_assembly, whole genome shotgun sequence. It encodes these proteins:
- the HUNK gene encoding hormonally up-regulated neu tumor-associated kinase isoform X1 yields the protein MPAAAGDGLLGDVAGGGGGGGGGGGGGGAVPGPVAAEGRLLAAWLSAAAPRERLRDFQHTKRVGGYLIGRKLGEGSFAKVREGLHVLTGEKVAVKVIDKKRAKKDTYVTKNLRREGQIQQMIRHPNIAQLLDILETENSYYLVMELCPGGNLMHKIYEKKRLEEHEARKYIRQLILAVEHLHRAGVVHRDLKIENLLLDEDNNIKLIDFGLSNCAGILGYSDPFSTQCGSPAYAAPELLARKKYGPKIDVWSIGVNMYAMLTGTLPFTVEPFSLRALYQKMVDKEMNPFPTQLSTAAINFLRSLLEPDPAKRPNIQQALANRWLNENYPGRAPPNVTYPNRIHLEDLSQSVLLHMTEKLGYKNSDVINTVLSNRASHTLAIYFLLNKKLERYLASLRKSEGQDNICHKNQLYQIEKYKANKDSYEDKKLKEQEKKGEILHRQLPKKAEKSPVSYRQPSSCLISQIQNTKALLRDRKVTKAGGAEKDSTGGLSPFHEPVVTKTGCVTSSSLEYLEVQPPLPRTPRLLKRQDSPQQEPARAGSRAKDSPLILNIVHSFESVDREDQTDQVSPSHQYKILGSPMNFPYKSSSERTLSPLFQPGSTSPAHPTQVSFTYEEKAYPAKEEAVSPTQLFSNNPLGSPNCVKSRGRFPMMGIGQMLRKRNQTMQSASDKPLEARMPQLQQMSPTQITFNAADTVSGQC